One segment of Mycolicibacterium neworleansense DNA contains the following:
- a CDS encoding acylphosphatase: MTGPDLPAAGAGSEVRLSAWVHGHVQGVGFRWWTRSRALELGLTGFASNRPDGRVHVVAQGPREKCQRLLELLQSGRTPGSVDNVVADWTDADAPMAGFIER; the protein is encoded by the coding sequence ATGACCGGTCCGGACCTCCCCGCCGCCGGGGCCGGCTCCGAGGTGCGCCTGAGCGCCTGGGTGCACGGTCACGTGCAGGGCGTGGGGTTCCGGTGGTGGACCCGGTCGCGTGCGCTGGAACTCGGTCTGACCGGGTTTGCCTCCAATCGGCCCGACGGCCGGGTGCACGTCGTCGCCCAGGGGCCGCGGGAGAAATGTCAGCGATTGCTTGAGCTGCTGCAGAGCGGTCGGACCCCGGGGTCGGTGGACAACGTCGTCGCAGATTGGACGGATGCCGACGCCCCGATGGCGGGGTTCATCGAACGGTAG
- a CDS encoding OsmC family protein, with translation MTELWVDRTGVRRYVGRSSRGAEVLVGSEDVEGVFTPGELMKIALAACSGMSSDQPLRRRLGDDYPATIRVSGPADREQERYPLLEEKLEIDVSGLSESEVARLLTVVERAIDQVCTVGRTLKSGTEVKFEVATR, from the coding sequence ATGACCGAACTTTGGGTTGACCGCACCGGCGTGCGCCGCTATGTCGGGCGCAGTTCACGCGGTGCCGAGGTACTCGTTGGCAGTGAGGACGTCGAGGGCGTGTTCACCCCGGGGGAACTGATGAAGATCGCGCTGGCCGCGTGTAGCGGTATGTCCAGTGATCAGCCGCTGCGCCGGCGTCTGGGTGACGACTACCCGGCGACGATCCGGGTGTCCGGACCCGCGGACCGCGAGCAGGAGCGCTACCCGCTGCTGGAGGAGAAACTCGAAATCGACGTGTCCGGCCTCTCTGAATCCGAGGTCGCCAGGCTGTTGACCGTGGTCGAGCGCGCCATCGACCAGGTCTGCACTGTCGGCCGCACCCTCAAATCCGGCACCGAGGTGAAGTTCGAGGTCGCCACTCGATGA
- a CDS encoding Rv0361 family membrane protein produces MTYPPSNPPTPPSGSPGPWQQPYQQGGPQGYPNTSGNPEQPYGSPYGAPQQPQQPQQPYGSPYGAPYGAPQQPQDPYGTQYGGPQQPYGAPYGAQGPYGAQQPYGAPQQPYGYPTPKPPSGGNGKLFAIIGAVVAVLVLIGGIAFFALSGDSDSNKGRTSAGSSQSAGESDAEQEVRDFLDEVMASSSDLSEALPYFCQADQDLFEKIGGIDAIDIPKTTDSSGSAEITKITVDGNKAVVDISSSAGPGKLYLRKESGSWTICMSDMPGMPSMP; encoded by the coding sequence GTGACCTATCCGCCGAGCAATCCGCCCACCCCGCCTTCGGGTTCTCCCGGGCCGTGGCAGCAGCCATACCAGCAAGGCGGGCCGCAGGGATATCCGAACACGTCCGGTAACCCTGAGCAGCCCTATGGCTCGCCCTACGGAGCACCTCAGCAGCCGCAACAGCCTCAGCAGCCGTACGGGTCGCCGTATGGAGCGCCATACGGCGCACCCCAGCAGCCCCAGGATCCGTACGGCACTCAGTACGGAGGCCCCCAGCAGCCATATGGAGCTCCCTACGGCGCGCAGGGACCGTACGGGGCCCAGCAGCCGTACGGCGCGCCGCAACAGCCCTACGGCTACCCCACCCCCAAGCCACCCAGCGGCGGCAACGGCAAATTGTTCGCCATCATCGGGGCCGTGGTGGCCGTACTGGTGCTGATCGGCGGCATCGCCTTCTTCGCGTTGAGCGGCGATTCGGATTCGAACAAGGGCCGCACGAGCGCGGGCTCGTCGCAGTCCGCCGGCGAGAGCGATGCCGAGCAGGAGGTCCGGGACTTCCTCGATGAGGTGATGGCGAGCAGCAGCGACCTCAGCGAAGCGCTGCCGTATTTCTGCCAGGCGGATCAGGACCTGTTCGAAAAGATCGGCGGGATCGATGCGATCGACATCCCGAAGACCACCGACTCCAGCGGCTCCGCGGAGATCACCAAGATCACCGTGGACGGCAACAAGGCCGTCGTCGACATCTCCAGCAGCGCGGGCCCGGGCAAGTTGTACCTGCGCAAGGAAAGCGGATCGTGGACGATCTGCATGTCCGACATGCCCGGTATGCCCAGCATGCCGTGA
- the mutM gene encoding bifunctional DNA-formamidopyrimidine glycosylase/DNA-(apurinic or apyrimidinic site) lyase, protein MPELPEVEVVRRGLHEHVAGKSISAVRVHHPRAVRRHEAGPGDLTARLLDARITGTGRRGKYLWLTLAHGQDGGADETEALVVHLGMSGQMLLGPIRDDRHLRIAAVLDDGTALSFVDQRTFGGWQLAELVTVDGTAVPQPVAHVARDPLDPLFDRDHVVTVLRRKHSEIKRQLLDQTVVSGIGNIYADEALWRTKINGARTAASLPRRRLAEVLDAAAEVMTDALSQGGTSFDSLYVNVNGESGYFERSLDAYGREGEPCRRCGAVMRRDKFMNRSSFYCPKCQPRPRG, encoded by the coding sequence ATGCCCGAACTGCCCGAGGTAGAGGTAGTCCGCCGCGGCTTGCACGAACACGTTGCGGGTAAATCGATTTCGGCCGTGCGGGTGCATCATCCGCGCGCCGTACGCCGTCACGAGGCCGGCCCCGGCGATCTGACCGCCCGGCTCCTGGATGCCCGCATCACCGGAACCGGCCGTCGCGGCAAGTACCTCTGGTTGACGCTGGCGCACGGTCAAGACGGCGGCGCGGACGAGACCGAGGCGTTGGTGGTGCATCTGGGGATGAGCGGCCAGATGCTTCTGGGTCCGATCCGCGACGACCGGCATCTGCGGATCGCCGCGGTGCTCGATGACGGCACGGCGCTGAGTTTCGTCGACCAACGGACGTTCGGAGGTTGGCAGCTGGCCGAGCTCGTGACGGTGGACGGCACCGCCGTCCCGCAACCGGTGGCCCACGTCGCCCGCGACCCGCTGGACCCACTGTTCGATCGCGACCACGTGGTCACGGTGCTGCGGCGCAAGCACTCTGAGATCAAACGCCAGCTACTGGACCAGACCGTGGTGTCGGGCATCGGCAACATCTACGCCGACGAGGCGTTGTGGCGGACCAAGATCAACGGCGCCAGAACGGCCGCGTCGCTGCCCCGCCGCCGGCTGGCCGAGGTGCTCGACGCCGCCGCCGAGGTGATGACCGATGCGCTGAGCCAGGGCGGGACGTCATTCGATTCGCTGTATGTGAACGTCAATGGCGAATCCGGTTACTTCGAACGGTCTTTGGACGCCTACGGCCGGGAAGGGGAACCGTGCCGGCGGTGCGGCGCGGTGATGCGCCGCGACAAGTTCATGAACCGGTCATCGTTCTATTGCCCGAAATGTCAGCCCCGTCCCCGGGGCTGA
- the rnc gene encoding ribonuclease III — protein sequence MTDSHEALLAALGVELPAELLTIALTHRSYSYENGGVPTNERLEFLGDAVLGLTITEELYHRHPERSEGDLAKLRASIVNTQALADVGRGLTDGGLGSHLLLGKGEENSGGADKSSILADGVESLLGAIYLQHGLITSREVILRLFGELLDTAPTLGAGLDWKSSLQELTASRGLGAPSYVVTSTGPDHDKEFSAIVVVADVEYGKGVGRNKKEAELKAAAAAWTALDNA from the coding sequence GTGACCGATTCGCACGAGGCGCTGCTGGCGGCGCTCGGCGTCGAGCTTCCCGCCGAACTGCTCACCATCGCGCTGACACATCGCAGCTACTCCTATGAGAACGGTGGCGTACCCACCAACGAGCGGTTGGAGTTTCTCGGGGACGCGGTCCTGGGGTTGACGATCACCGAGGAGCTCTACCACCGTCATCCCGAACGCTCGGAGGGGGATCTGGCCAAGCTTCGGGCCAGCATCGTCAATACCCAGGCGCTGGCCGATGTGGGCCGTGGGCTCACCGACGGCGGCCTCGGTAGCCACCTGCTGCTGGGCAAAGGGGAGGAGAACTCCGGCGGTGCCGACAAGTCCAGCATTCTCGCCGACGGCGTCGAATCCCTGCTCGGCGCAATCTATCTACAGCACGGCCTGATCACTTCACGTGAGGTGATCCTGCGGCTCTTCGGTGAGTTGCTCGATACCGCACCGACGTTGGGTGCCGGCCTGGACTGGAAGAGCAGCTTGCAGGAGCTGACCGCCTCCCGCGGGCTGGGTGCCCCCAGCTACGTGGTGACCTCCACCGGGCCCGATCACGACAAGGAATTCTCGGCCATCGTGGTGGTGGCCGATGTCGAATACGGCAAGGGCGTGGGGCGCAACAAGAAAGAGGCCGAGCTCAAGGCGGCGGCCGCGGCCTGGACCGCACTCGACAATGCGTGA